The following proteins are co-located in the Streptomyces bottropensis ATCC 25435 genome:
- a CDS encoding DEAD/DEAH box helicase — protein MSQSSSPVIDTVIEQSSRVLKTYAVDPGLVAEHANSERRITQGGYGDRQLFELVQNAADEIAEEPGGKVHVVLTGTHLYCANEGNPVTPEGAETILRMSMSKKRGGQIGRFGVGVKSVLVVTDTPEFFSSTGSFGFDRAWSYEQIKSVPGVTARYGAEFDAPVLRMARPLNVQAERAADPVLHELLSWATTVVRLPLLPKADRRLGLDMHGGNAKEHGEPRDEFPVGFQLFSPHVAKVVLEDRRHLPAARRVLTTRQTGDLHTVTEERTGKAATIHWRVFTTSHTPGRAAQADAGELHDRVSLDLSWGVPALRKNPETGLYVNSQIRGRGRFWSFFPTKYEMSLSGILNGAWKTNEDRQNLLDSSPFNQEMIRVSAALVVDSLPALSPAEDPAAYLPLLPGRVKEAISWADEFLTREIWARAATRPSLPDQKGVLRAPAELRVHPRFDKKDLKRLAGWLRMWHECPGRPSNWLHPSVETDSLRSGKVEHILEAARHERADVRTWLEALVTSGTAEASAAAIRILADMIEVGSPYAEEARKAHIVLTEEHGLVAPVRGRVFRRADQGGLRESLVYVDDALAQDPSLAHALNVLGIREADLEGRFVSVLDQGFDGYRDAEWRRFWELFRKAGIRHLAHRVLERVATPGSTLRVRTADGRFRPIEDCMLPGKVVDARRDPSVAVDMTFHSDDAAFFAQVGLRDRPSTGVRPKEGEAWFEEYRQAVHSDYLRNLSSTAPRPALSRMKVEGAAIGGPLHLFRALSEESRAAFLKALPDDAVVDSWTRQIGAQSSTRQRVESPIHWMLRKYGTVATSQGTKPLNEAVGPQLAAYRDVLPVADLSAEKARKLRLPATVDEVPADRWAMLLDEVSRSEDDSFVGATYVMLTRFGADFPEDALTRCRIGDSWGARPDDEITLAVGTAEYRVLRAEQLPALLVPTARDAELMVEKWGMLRYADMISRETREVVEGDPVPLVELYPGLRRHLNSSNRNSLVQRCTELEEVTRTPNGTQATPLDAVRQDGTVKVRVPLDPEPMLRLIDRELSLGLGSSGCRAVLEHQDRMARDGAMQAARKAVRDTDDVVTKIELLVGAEALRIGLPEGLMEAELQATDGVQPSGRRIAQMAFNAHGDGVLHQHARDIQARFPDAPVAYTGSSSAVSFVSDLKLPGSFAGSRTPSRPAFEIIEGPRDFPSLHAYQEDLVRNITTMLDRLAPQRGMLSLPTGAGKTRVTAEAVIRWVKRVGDLSGPLLWIAQSDELCEQAVQSWKFVWSKVGAERPLTISRLWGGNEVGNVLDHPQLVVATDAKLDRCLDTEPYAWLRQASLVIVDEAHTAVSPRYTALLRQLGLTQYETGRHLLGLTATPFRNTNEEETRRLVGRFGNRRLDEGVFPSGDPYRDLQEWGMLAQVEHRTLEGGRIELTRDEKAQAERMAMLSRAAEQRLADDHARSRRIVDSVVDVVDDGPTLVFATSVDHAKYLSAMLNDRGIRSAAVDATTSDQDRRTRVEQFREGRIQVLTNYGVLAQGFDAPATRTVVVARPVYSTNVYQQMIGRGLRGPLNGGKPTCLILNVSDNIANFDTRLAFTEFEHLWSRT, from the coding sequence GTGTCGCAGTCATCCTCTCCGGTAATTGACACCGTTATCGAACAGTCTTCCCGTGTCCTCAAGACGTATGCCGTCGACCCCGGCCTCGTAGCCGAGCACGCAAATAGCGAGCGTCGCATCACCCAAGGGGGATACGGCGACCGTCAACTTTTCGAACTCGTCCAGAACGCGGCCGACGAAATCGCCGAGGAGCCCGGTGGAAAGGTCCACGTCGTCCTCACCGGTACCCACCTGTACTGCGCGAACGAAGGAAATCCTGTCACCCCCGAGGGCGCTGAGACAATTCTTCGGATGAGTATGTCGAAGAAGCGCGGAGGGCAGATCGGCAGGTTCGGCGTGGGCGTGAAGTCCGTCCTCGTCGTGACCGACACACCGGAATTCTTCAGCAGCACCGGAAGTTTCGGGTTCGACCGCGCCTGGTCGTACGAACAAATCAAGAGCGTGCCCGGCGTGACCGCTCGATACGGTGCGGAATTCGACGCCCCCGTGCTGCGGATGGCCCGCCCTCTCAACGTGCAGGCCGAGCGCGCCGCCGACCCCGTCCTGCATGAGCTGCTGAGCTGGGCGACCACCGTCGTACGCCTGCCCTTGCTCCCGAAGGCGGACCGCCGGCTGGGGCTGGACATGCATGGTGGGAACGCCAAGGAGCACGGCGAGCCTCGCGACGAGTTCCCGGTGGGCTTCCAGCTCTTCTCACCACACGTCGCGAAGGTCGTTCTCGAGGACCGCCGTCACCTTCCTGCAGCCCGCCGGGTCCTGACCACGCGGCAGACCGGTGATCTGCACACCGTGACCGAGGAGAGGACCGGGAAAGCAGCCACCATCCATTGGCGGGTGTTCACCACCAGCCACACACCCGGCCGAGCGGCCCAGGCGGACGCCGGTGAACTCCACGACCGGGTCTCGCTCGACCTCTCCTGGGGTGTACCCGCCCTGCGGAAGAACCCGGAGACCGGCCTGTACGTCAACTCGCAGATCCGTGGTCGCGGCAGGTTCTGGTCCTTCTTCCCGACCAAGTACGAGATGTCATTGAGCGGCATCCTCAACGGCGCGTGGAAGACCAACGAGGACCGACAGAACCTGCTCGACTCCTCACCTTTCAACCAGGAGATGATCAGGGTGTCGGCGGCGTTGGTCGTCGACTCGCTTCCCGCTCTGTCGCCCGCCGAGGACCCCGCCGCCTACTTGCCCTTGCTTCCCGGGCGAGTCAAAGAGGCGATCAGCTGGGCCGACGAGTTCCTGACCCGGGAGATCTGGGCCCGTGCCGCGACCCGTCCGTCGCTGCCCGACCAAAAAGGTGTGCTGCGCGCCCCCGCCGAGCTGCGTGTGCACCCCCGGTTCGACAAGAAAGACTTGAAGAGGCTGGCCGGGTGGCTGCGGATGTGGCACGAGTGCCCTGGTCGCCCCTCGAACTGGCTGCACCCGAGCGTCGAGACCGACTCGCTGCGTTCCGGAAAGGTCGAGCACATCCTCGAAGCGGCCCGGCACGAACGAGCGGATGTCCGCACCTGGCTGGAGGCCCTGGTCACGAGCGGTACCGCCGAGGCCTCGGCCGCGGCGATCCGGATCCTTGCGGACATGATCGAGGTCGGTTCACCGTACGCGGAAGAGGCCCGCAAGGCACACATCGTGCTCACGGAGGAGCATGGGCTCGTCGCGCCCGTACGCGGCCGGGTGTTCCGTCGCGCCGACCAGGGCGGGCTGCGTGAGTCCCTCGTGTATGTGGACGACGCACTCGCCCAGGACCCGTCGCTGGCCCACGCGCTCAACGTTCTCGGCATCCGCGAGGCGGACCTGGAAGGGCGCTTCGTCAGCGTCCTCGACCAGGGATTCGACGGCTACCGAGACGCCGAGTGGCGGCGGTTCTGGGAGCTGTTCCGCAAGGCCGGAATCCGGCACCTGGCTCACAGGGTGCTGGAACGGGTCGCCACGCCGGGATCCACTCTGCGCGTGCGTACCGCCGACGGAAGGTTCCGGCCCATCGAGGACTGCATGCTTCCGGGCAAGGTGGTCGACGCACGGCGGGACCCTTCCGTGGCCGTCGACATGACGTTCCACTCCGACGATGCCGCCTTCTTCGCCCAGGTCGGCCTGCGGGACCGACCCAGCACAGGAGTACGTCCAAAGGAGGGGGAAGCCTGGTTCGAAGAGTACCGGCAAGCAGTTCACTCGGACTATCTGCGCAATTTGAGCAGCACAGCGCCGCGCCCCGCCCTGAGCCGGATGAAGGTCGAGGGAGCCGCGATCGGGGGTCCGCTACACCTGTTCCGGGCGCTCTCGGAGGAGTCCCGCGCCGCCTTCCTCAAGGCTCTTCCCGACGACGCCGTGGTGGACAGCTGGACACGGCAGATCGGTGCGCAGAGCAGCACTCGACAGCGCGTGGAATCACCGATCCACTGGATGCTCCGGAAGTACGGAACGGTCGCCACCTCCCAGGGAACCAAGCCGCTCAACGAAGCCGTCGGTCCCCAGCTCGCCGCCTATCGCGATGTCCTGCCGGTCGCCGATCTGTCGGCCGAGAAGGCCCGCAAGCTGCGCCTACCTGCGACGGTCGACGAGGTTCCGGCAGATCGCTGGGCCATGCTCCTCGACGAAGTGTCCCGGAGCGAGGACGACTCCTTTGTGGGCGCCACCTACGTGATGCTGACCCGGTTCGGCGCGGACTTTCCCGAGGACGCTCTCACCCGCTGCCGTATCGGCGACAGTTGGGGGGCCCGTCCCGACGACGAGATCACGCTCGCCGTCGGAACCGCAGAGTATCGGGTGCTCCGCGCCGAGCAGCTTCCCGCGCTGCTCGTGCCGACCGCCAGGGACGCCGAGCTGATGGTCGAGAAGTGGGGCATGCTCCGCTACGCCGACATGATCAGCCGGGAGACCCGTGAGGTCGTCGAGGGCGATCCGGTGCCCTTGGTCGAGCTGTATCCCGGCCTGCGCAGGCACCTCAACAGCTCCAACAGGAACAGCCTGGTGCAGCGGTGCACCGAACTGGAAGAGGTAACCCGCACGCCCAACGGGACCCAGGCCACCCCTTTGGACGCCGTACGCCAGGACGGCACCGTCAAGGTCCGTGTCCCGCTGGATCCCGAACCGATGCTCCGGCTGATCGACCGCGAACTGAGTCTGGGCCTGGGCTCGTCCGGCTGCCGAGCCGTGCTCGAACATCAGGACCGGATGGCTCGGGACGGCGCGATGCAAGCGGCCCGGAAGGCCGTGCGTGACACCGACGACGTGGTCACCAAGATTGAGCTGCTGGTCGGGGCGGAGGCGCTCCGGATCGGTCTCCCCGAAGGGTTGATGGAGGCGGAACTGCAGGCGACCGACGGTGTACAACCCTCGGGGCGGCGGATCGCGCAGATGGCTTTCAACGCGCACGGCGACGGCGTCCTCCATCAACACGCCCGCGACATCCAGGCAAGGTTCCCCGACGCCCCCGTCGCCTACACCGGCTCCTCGTCCGCCGTCTCCTTCGTGTCGGACCTGAAGCTTCCTGGGTCCTTCGCGGGCTCCCGCACCCCGTCCCGACCTGCGTTCGAGATCATCGAGGGCCCTCGGGACTTCCCGAGTCTCCACGCGTACCAGGAGGATCTGGTCCGCAACATCACCACCATGCTCGACCGCCTCGCTCCCCAGCGCGGGATGCTGTCGCTGCCGACCGGCGCGGGCAAGACTCGGGTCACCGCCGAGGCCGTGATCCGCTGGGTCAAGCGCGTCGGCGACCTGAGCGGACCGCTGCTGTGGATCGCTCAGAGCGACGAACTATGCGAACAGGCCGTGCAGAGCTGGAAGTTCGTCTGGAGCAAGGTCGGTGCGGAGCGTCCGCTCACCATCAGCAGGCTCTGGGGCGGCAACGAAGTCGGGAACGTCCTCGACCACCCGCAGCTGGTGGTCGCCACCGACGCGAAACTGGATCGCTGCCTGGACACCGAACCATACGCATGGCTGCGTCAGGCCTCACTGGTGATCGTGGACGAGGCCCACACCGCCGTCTCCCCGCGGTACACCGCACTCCTGCGGCAGTTGGGGCTCACCCAGTACGAGACCGGTCGGCACCTGCTCGGTCTGACGGCCACGCCCTTCCGCAACACCAACGAGGAGGAGACGCGCCGTCTGGTCGGGCGCTTCGGGAACCGTCGTCTCGACGAGGGTGTCTTCCCGTCCGGTGATCCGTACCGGGACCTCCAGGAGTGGGGGATGCTCGCACAGGTGGAACACCGCACCCTGGAAGGTGGTCGGATCGAACTGACCCGTGACGAAAAGGCTCAGGCCGAACGGATGGCGATGCTGTCCCGTGCCGCCGAGCAGCGTCTCGCCGACGACCACGCGCGCAGCAGGCGCATCGTCGACTCAGTGGTCGATGTGGTCGACGACGGGCCGACGCTGGTCTTCGCCACCTCCGTCGACCATGCCAAGTACTTGTCGGCCATGCTCAACGACCGGGGCATCCGGTCCGCGGCCGTGGACGCGACGACCAGCGACCAGGACCGCCGCACACGCGTCGAGCAGTTCCGCGAGGGACGCATCCAGGTGCTCACCAACTACGGCGTGCTCGCCCAGGGATTCGATGCCCCGGCCACCCGTACCGTGGTGGTGGCCCGCCCCGTCTACAGCACCAACGTCTATCAGCAGATGATCGGTCGCGGCCTGCGTGGTCCGCTCAACGGCGGTAAGCCCACGTGTCTGATCCTCAACGTCAGCGACAACATCGCGAACTTCGACACCCGACTCGCTTTCACCGAGTTCGAGCACCTGTGGAGCAGAACGTGA